In Parus major isolate Abel chromosome 8, Parus_major1.1, whole genome shotgun sequence, a single window of DNA contains:
- the LOC107208349 gene encoding coagulation factor XIII B chain yields the protein MKMRFKSYFIFLTMLCSGKLFAEDIPCDLPQIENGNLAQYYYSFKSYYFPMRKGKKLSYSCMVGYTTESGTQDGRITCTAKGWCPVPQCYRKCTRPLLENGSFYSTEIDFKIHEKLQYKCNPGYHTPSGATEDTVQCQPQGWSFQPSCTKKLESCQVPRLHHGTYSQAMQEVQLNGTLWYWCEQGYRTAAGNASEAALCLAHGWALTPSCTRITCSTLSEVAHGGFYPVKKIYEEGDVVHFFCDKHYSVTGFDLIQCYNFGWYPDPPVCEDVKNKCPPLPFHHGHISTNRRIYHSGDKVHVQCTLGRRGFEEIQCEGGKWTSPSSCIRTVDKQESGVPPPLEADAKIRASQTHHNEEVQQDCASPPVIKNGGVLGPLLASYKNGSWVEYGCQHYHFLDGPSTVYCDHGNWTEPPTCLEPCTLNVTDMDSNNLTLKWRREELIFLHGDLIEFECKQGYGFLQTAIPSPGRTQCDHGRLKYPKCVIQAATEKCSSPPSIANGALTLPALPQYDSGSSVHYICSDYHFLQGSEKIYCSEGHWTSPPVCIEPCILSKTEMEKNNVLLQAFYADQVYFYHGDYVGFYCKQNHFGAESGTTLFQVQCKRGKLAYPRCVERKQVWT from the exons ATGAAGATGAgatttaaaagctattttatcTTCCTAACTATGCTGTGTTCAGGCAAACTCTTTGCAGAAG ATATACCTTGTGATTTGCCACAGATAGAAAATGGAAACCTTGCCCAGTACTATTACAGTTTCAAAAGTTACTATTTCCCTATGCgtaaaggaaaaaagctctCCTATTCTTGTATGGTTGGTTACACAACTGAAAGTGGGACTCAAGACGGAAGAATAACTTGTACAGCGAAAGGATGGTGTCCAGTGCCACAATGCTACA GAAAATGCACCAGGCCTCTTTTGGAAAATGGCTCTTTTTACAGTACTGAAATAGACTTCAAAATCCATGAGAAATTGCAATACAAATGTAATCCAGGCTACCACACCCCAAGTGGTGCTACTGAAGATACAGTGCAGTGTCAGCCACAAGGATGGTCCTTCCAGCCAAGCTGTACTAAAAAACTTG aATCATGCCAGGTGCCCAGGCTGCATCACGGCACCTACTCTCAAGCCATGCAGGAGGTGCAGCTGAACGGGACGCTGTGGTACTGGTGTGAGCAGGGATATCGCACTGCGGCAGGGAACGCCTCTGAGGCAGCGCTGTGCCTTGCACATGGATGGGCCCTCACCCCCAGCTGCACCA gaATAACTTGCTCCACTTTGAGTGAAGTAGCTCATGGAGGTTTCTATCCTGTGAAGAAAATCTATGAAGAAGGAGATGTAGTTCACTTTTTCTGTGACAAACATTATTCTGTCACTGGATTTGATTTAATTCAATGCTATAATTTCGGGTGGTATCCAGACCCTCCAGTGTGTGAAG atgtaaaaaataaatgtcctCCACTACCATTCCATCATGGCCATATCAGCACAAACAGAAGAATATATCATAGTGGGGACAAAGTTCACGTACAGTGTACCTTGGGAAGGAGAGGATTTGAAGAAATCCAGTGCGAAGGAGGAAAGTGGACATCACCTTCTAGCTGTATTA GAACTGTGGATAAACAAGAATCTGGGGTACCACCACCACTCGAGGCAGATGCAAAAATAAGGGCAAGCCAAACACATCATAATGAAG AAGTGCAGCAAGACTGTGCCTCTCCACCTGTGATTAAAAATGGTGGTGTCCTCGGCCCATTATTGGCAAGTTACAAAAATGGTTCCTGGGTAGAATATGGTTGTCAGCATTACCACTTTTTGGATGGGCCCAGTACTGTTTACTGTGACCATGGAAACTGGACGGAACCACCAACCTGCTTAG AACCATGTACTCTTAATGTAACTGATATGGACAGCAACAATTTAACATTGAAATGGAGACgggaagaattaattttcctacATGGAGATCTCATAGAGTTTGAATGTAAACAGGGATATGGTTTCCTCCAGACTGCCATTCCATCTCCTGGGAGGACACAGTGTGACCATGGCAGACTGAAATATCCAAAATGTGTTATTCAAG CTGCTACAGAAAAATGTAGCTCTCCACCCTCTATTGCAAATGGAGCTCTTACTCTCCCAGCGCTGCCCCAGTATGACAGTGGATCTTCAGTTCACTATATTTGCTCTGACTATCATTTTTTGCAAGGCTCTGAGAAAATCTACTGCTCTGAAGGACATTGGACTTCACCACCAGTTTGTATAG AGCCATGTATTTTGTCAAAaactgaaatggagaaaaataatgtgctGCTGCAAGCATTCTATGCAGACCAAGTTTACTTTTACCATGGGGATTATGTTGGATTTTACTGCAAACAGAACCATTTTGGAGCAGAATCTGGCACAACTTTATTTCAAGTACAGTGTAAGAGAGGAAAGCTGGCATATCCAAGGTGTGTTGAAAGAAAGCAAGTATGGACTTGA